Proteins co-encoded in one Chloroflexota bacterium genomic window:
- a CDS encoding ABC transporter substrate-binding protein, with protein sequence MLHPGSVSRRGFLRVGLSVAGVGLLAACAPAAPATKPAETKPAAPAATTAPAAAAKPTEAAKPAEAAKPAAPAATTAPAAAAKPAEAAKPAAAPPAASGKPEAKLGSQLIGKIEGAVIQPEAKRPAKLAEAPMLAELVKAGKLPPVEQRLPEEPLVVKPLRETGKYGGMWRRAFTGPADGENFNRVMGHEKPIHVDYTGYKLVPAVARSWELRDGAKNIRLSLRKGMKWSDGQPFTADDWVFWFDDMYSFKDFVPVGTPEMSINGKPGKLVKIDETTVEFQFPEPYPMFVDILSAFTMTGAGYALGGTSFNSFGGPYAPAHYLKQFHPKYVEKAKLDQLVAEAKVDNPLSLFKFKTNYQLNVEVPVVSAWKTVTPINTPVWSLERNPYFWHVDTEGNQLPYIDKIQLTLAENLEVANLRAIAGEFDEMGRHMDATKLPVFLENQQKGNYKVVLDTQTDAAAAAIHINQSFDADPEIRKWLTNVEFRRALSMGMDRDQLNEAFFLGLAVPSSLMSDDASPENAGPEWRTKWSSLDIKQSNELLDKIGLTKKDAEGFRVRTDNGQRLRLEVITVAAAFLPFAQMMEMVAQHWKKIGIQLDIKDTERSLADRTAKTNAHQMYVWGGGNADIFMWPRHDMPAEPNEPFSGTLYATWYASGGAQGKAPEDPELLKAYDMLRKAAGLETAERNKLGQELKKLIVDQQWVIGTCGFFPYVRVINNKMGNVPDRYSWVTRARTPGAALSSTYYFKS encoded by the coding sequence CAAGCCAGCCGCGCCAGCGGCGACGACGGCCCCGGCCGCCGCCGCGAAGCCGGCCGAGGCCGCCAAGCCGGCCGCCGCGCCGCCAGCCGCCTCCGGCAAGCCCGAGGCGAAGCTCGGCTCGCAGCTGATCGGCAAGATCGAGGGCGCGGTCATCCAGCCCGAGGCGAAACGGCCCGCCAAGCTGGCCGAAGCGCCGATGCTGGCCGAGCTGGTCAAGGCCGGCAAGCTGCCGCCGGTCGAGCAGCGCCTCCCCGAGGAGCCGCTCGTCGTGAAGCCGCTCCGCGAGACCGGCAAGTACGGCGGCATGTGGCGGCGCGCCTTCACCGGCCCGGCCGATGGCGAGAACTTCAACCGGGTGATGGGCCACGAAAAGCCGATCCACGTCGACTACACCGGCTACAAGCTGGTCCCGGCCGTCGCCAGGTCCTGGGAGCTGCGTGACGGCGCCAAGAACATCCGCCTGAGCCTCCGCAAGGGCATGAAGTGGTCGGACGGCCAGCCGTTCACCGCCGACGACTGGGTGTTCTGGTTCGACGACATGTACTCGTTCAAGGACTTCGTGCCGGTCGGCACGCCCGAGATGTCGATCAACGGCAAGCCCGGCAAACTGGTCAAGATCGACGAGACGACCGTCGAATTCCAGTTCCCCGAGCCGTACCCGATGTTCGTGGACATCCTCTCGGCGTTCACCATGACGGGCGCCGGCTACGCTCTGGGCGGCACCAGCTTCAACAGCTTCGGCGGCCCGTACGCCCCGGCCCACTACCTGAAGCAGTTCCACCCCAAGTACGTGGAGAAGGCGAAGCTCGATCAGCTCGTTGCCGAGGCGAAGGTCGACAACCCGCTGTCGCTCTTCAAGTTCAAGACCAACTACCAGCTCAACGTGGAGGTGCCGGTCGTCTCGGCCTGGAAGACCGTCACCCCGATCAACACGCCGGTCTGGTCGTTGGAGCGCAACCCGTACTTCTGGCACGTCGATACCGAGGGCAACCAGCTCCCCTACATCGACAAGATCCAGCTCACGCTTGCCGAGAACCTGGAGGTTGCGAACCTCCGCGCCATCGCCGGCGAGTTCGACGAGATGGGCCGCCACATGGACGCCACCAAGCTGCCCGTCTTCCTCGAGAACCAGCAGAAGGGCAACTACAAGGTCGTCCTGGACACCCAGACCGACGCCGCCGCCGCCGCGATCCACATCAACCAGTCGTTCGACGCCGATCCGGAGATCCGGAAGTGGCTGACGAACGTCGAGTTCCGGCGCGCGCTCTCGATGGGCATGGACCGCGACCAGTTGAACGAGGCGTTCTTCCTCGGGCTGGCCGTGCCAAGCTCGCTGATGTCGGACGACGCCTCGCCCGAGAACGCCGGCCCCGAGTGGCGCACCAAGTGGTCATCCCTCGACATCAAGCAGTCGAACGAGCTGCTGGACAAGATCGGCCTGACCAAGAAGGATGCCGAGGGGTTCCGCGTCCGCACGGACAACGGCCAGCGGCTGCGCCTGGAAGTCATCACCGTCGCGGCGGCCTTCCTGCCGTTCGCGCAGATGATGGAGATGGTCGCCCAGCACTGGAAGAAGATCGGCATTCAGCTCGACATCAAGGACACGGAGCGGAGCCTGGCCGACCGCACCGCGAAGACGAACGCCCACCAGATGTACGTCTGGGGCGGCGGCAATGCCGACATCTTCATGTGGCCGCGCCACGACATGCCGGCCGAGCCGAACGAGCCGTTCAGCGGCACGCTCTACGCCACCTGGTACGCCTCTGGCGGGGCGCAGGGGAAGGCTCCGGAGGATCCAGAGCTGCTCAAAGCGTACGACATGCTCCGCAAGGCGGCCGGCCTGGAGACCGCCGAGCGCAACAAGCTCGGGCAGGAGCTGAAGAAGCTGATCGTGGATCAACAGTGGGTGATCGGCACCTGCGGGTTCTTCCCGTACGTGCGGGTCATCAACAACAAGATGGGGAACGTGCCGGACCGGTACTCGTGGGTGACGCGGGCACGCACGCCGGGCGCAGCGCTCTCGTCCACGTACTACTTCAAGAGCTAG